In a genomic window of Mycolicibacillus parakoreensis:
- the hisD gene encoding histidinol dehydrogenase, whose amino-acid sequence MMARLDLRGADLTAAALRTVLPRGGVDTDAVLDDVAPIVAAVAERGAAAALDYGAAFDRVRPAAVRVPGAALTDALGALDPQVRAALQLAIDRARTVHADQRRTDATTTVAAGATVTQRWVPVDRVGLYVPGGNAVYPSSVVMNVVPAQLAGVPSLVVASPPQARFGGLPHPTILAAAALLGVDEVWAVGGAQAVALLAYGGTDTDGTALAPVDMITGPGNLYVTAAKRVCRSRVGIDAEAGPTEIAVLADDTADPVHVAADLISQGEHDEMAAAVLVTASPTLADAVDAEVARQLATTVHHDRVRAALTGTQSAIVLVDDLAAGVAVVNAYAAEHLEIQTADAAAVANRIRSAGAIFVGPYAPVSLGDYCAGSNHVLPTAGSARHASGLSVQTFLRGIHVVDYTEAALKEVSSQVITLANSEDLPAHGEAVRRRFQDGPR is encoded by the coding sequence CTGATGGCCCGCCTCGACCTGCGCGGCGCCGACCTCACCGCCGCGGCGCTGCGCACCGTGCTGCCGCGCGGCGGAGTCGACACCGACGCCGTGCTCGACGATGTCGCGCCGATCGTCGCGGCGGTGGCCGAGCGCGGCGCCGCCGCGGCGCTGGACTACGGCGCGGCGTTCGATCGGGTCCGGCCCGCCGCGGTGCGGGTCCCCGGCGCCGCACTCACCGACGCGCTCGGCGCGCTCGACCCGCAGGTGCGCGCCGCCCTGCAACTGGCCATCGACCGGGCGCGCACGGTGCACGCCGACCAGCGGCGCACCGACGCCACCACCACGGTGGCCGCCGGGGCGACGGTGACCCAGCGGTGGGTGCCGGTGGACCGGGTGGGGCTCTACGTGCCCGGCGGCAACGCCGTCTACCCGTCCAGCGTGGTGATGAACGTGGTGCCCGCCCAACTCGCCGGGGTGCCCTCGCTGGTGGTGGCCAGCCCGCCGCAGGCGCGCTTCGGCGGTCTGCCGCATCCGACCATCCTGGCCGCGGCCGCCCTGCTCGGCGTCGACGAAGTGTGGGCGGTCGGCGGCGCGCAGGCGGTGGCCCTGCTCGCCTACGGCGGCACCGACACCGACGGGACCGCACTGGCGCCGGTGGACATGATCACCGGCCCGGGCAACCTCTACGTCACCGCCGCCAAACGGGTGTGCCGCTCGCGGGTGGGCATCGACGCCGAGGCCGGCCCCACCGAGATCGCCGTCCTCGCCGACGACACCGCCGACCCGGTCCACGTCGCCGCGGATCTGATCAGCCAGGGCGAGCACGACGAGATGGCCGCCGCGGTGCTGGTCACCGCGAGCCCGACCCTGGCCGACGCCGTCGACGCCGAGGTGGCGCGCCAGCTGGCGACCACCGTGCACCACGACCGGGTGCGCGCGGCGCTGACCGGCACGCAGTCGGCGATCGTGCTCGTCGACGACCTCGCCGCCGGGGTCGCGGTGGTCAACGCCTACGCCGCGGAACACCTGGAGATCCAGACCGCAGACGCCGCCGCGGTGGCAAACCGAATCCGTTCCGCCGGAGCGATTTTCGTTGGACCCTACGCGCCGGTCAGCCTCGGCGACTACTGCGCGGGCTCCAACCATGTGCTACCGACCGCCGGGTCGGCGCGCCACGCCAGCGGGCTGTCGGTGCAGACGTTTTTGCGCGGCATCCACGTCGTCGACTACACCGAAGCCGCCCTGAAAGAGGTGAGCTCCCAGGTCATCACGCT